In one Culex quinquefasciatus strain JHB chromosome 2, VPISU_Cqui_1.0_pri_paternal, whole genome shotgun sequence genomic region, the following are encoded:
- the LOC119768018 gene encoding HEAT repeat-containing protein 1 homolog, translating to MLQPAHKCLEWLIRRYSIHEFNRADFVNLILPYHETLIFVRCVQVLHIAGKNDPFAWLHGVKKSGAPLAKKSIVNHAAGSLGFLRSYGEFLEQAVAELDNRANVLQAMIAFYCTTTIGVLDGADQVGENLVVAIIKPWSKDSARRRWISPRPAT from the coding sequence ATGCTACAGCCGGCGCACAAGTGTTTGGAGTGGTTGATTCGGCGGTATTCGATCCATGAGTTTAACCGGGcggattttgttaatttgattttgccgtACCATGAGACGCTGATCTTTGTGCGGTGCGTCCAGGTGCTGCACATTGCCGGCAAGAATGATCCGTTTGCGTGGCTGCATGGCGTTAAGAAGAGCGGCGCTCCGTTGGCGAAGAAGTCGATTGTGAACCACGCCGCAGGATCGCTTGGATTTCTGCGCAGTTACGGAGAGTTCCTAGAGCAGGCCGTGGCCGAGCTGGACAACCGTGCGAACGTGCTTCAAGCCATGATTGCCTTCTACTGCACAACGACGATCGGAGTGCTGGACGGAGCGGACCAAGTCGGGGAGAACCTCGTAGTAGCGATCATCAAACCCTGGTCAAAGGACTCAGCTCGAAGGCGCTGGATTTCACCGCGGCCAGCTACATGA